The genome window tacatatttattacatcAATGTGCGCGCATTATAAGATCAGGACATAAAGGATCTCTATGCAGCATTCTCTTTCTATTCTTACATCgctctttctatctttctatctttatatCTTTCCAAATATCACAAAAGTATATCGATCAAACAACAGTTGCTATGCCAACTTGTTTTGTTCCAATTCCATTAAAgatgaaatatagaaatataaagcattatactatttaaaattgatacGATACATCTTATcttaaatataatacgataaacaaaaatgttctttatattttcaaacgcTTAGAAAATTGAATGCATTCCAAATAGGTTAATTGACATAAACAAGACAAAAACATGGTAATGAGAATGTTTGtcgaatataacgtaaaaagtacaaaaattaGCTAATTATATATTCGTAATGAATATTTACCGCCATGTCTGCAGATTTTCCACGTGTTTATTCCTTACTAACAAAACAGAACCTTTTTAAACAGTTCTACATGCGAGGATTGCCAATAGCGGCGTTATCACAAAAGTCCCAAAAGCGTGCGCATGCGCATTCGTTACCAGTGACGTAGGCAGAAAGAATGCGTTAATTGGTGCAATCTGTGACGGCAATGATTATATAAATAGGTCTAGATATTCGCTAGGGGTAACAATCCATCTTTTGAGTCGAAAAGAACTAAGATGGAGAACAAAAAAGGTCTTGTTCTACAGGACACACAGAGATGAATAGCACGTTTTCGCTCTGCCTCAGGCATTCAtagtatacatgtatatgtatatacgcgtCACGCATGCGCGGAACAAGTACTTCCATTGCTTTCCATCTTGATTTCTTTCGACTCAATAGACGGATAGTTTCGTTAATGCATTCACGTGTAAAAATGTCTCATGGATATAGGAAGAAATgtttcatagaaatatatattacatcaaTAACAACAATACTATTATTCAGTCCAAATCCGTTTATTTGATTGTGGCTACAAAAAATAAtgctatttataatttcataaatatgtaaatgtactAGGAAGGAAACATGTAGTTACATAGGATATAGTTGTTAAAAGCGCCATCTGTAGAATACATCTTGAACTAATAAATTCGATGTAAAAATGACGGTTGTTATGGAAactaaacgataaaaatttaatttaaacgaaGCAAAGAAACGTGAATCGATAAATCTCTGTtctttattacttttaatcgtttcgaataaatttaattgaaattgacaGAATTACTTTTAAACATTCAATTGtactaattatttaatacaatcTTCGTGGTACATGAAATTTTAACTGCGTTTTATGTTCTATTTCTCGacatagaaaaaataaatcaaaactttgataaataattagaaattaataacaatgtaTGTCACGATTCCTTTCTAGTGTGAATAATCATTCTCTGATTTATACGTATGTTCGCAACATGTTTTATTTACGTATAAAAGGAATatcagagagagagaaaaatctgtaacataaattataaatgtaatccAAGAGTATTAAGTAATCCAAGAGTACAAATTTTGTCTGGTGACTcagataaatttctttgtaaatGTAAGAATTTGTCAActtgtgtatatgtatatcctgtaactaaaaataatataatatcaacAGTTGCATCGggatgtatgtatgtactttgCGAGTATGCACTCGAATGGGGCATATTTAGGTACATATATATCGGCAAAAGAAATTGACGAGGTTGATCATAAGCCAAGGACGGTTTCTTCGAGATATCTCGTGCCATCTGTTGTTACGAAAGAAACACGAGGCAATGTGGTTATCAGTGAATCGAGCAAGGTTCGTCGTGTTTAAAGTAGACCGAGATACCGGGGCTGACTCGAGCCCCGTTAAGTCCTTGTGACCTTTCGTAGTTTGTGGTGACCTTCACGGGAGGTTGACCGTGGAACTATTCGTTCGTCCACAATCtacttcttcttcatctttctccttttctgtTGTGATACATCGTTTCGAGCGGAAGTAAGTGAATTGTTCGGATTTAAACATTACTTTTTATACCTTGTTTTCGTTTACTATTCTTAAGGAATAGTAAACTCCACATGGTTTAATGGAACCGGCAAACCCCTACAGTAGTAGCAATCTGGCAATACTTACGTTAGTGCTGTCATTGACCTTCGATAGATTCTTTCAAGGGGCAACGTGTTCCTTTCGAGTATAATATAACTACAACTTTAGCTAGTTAAATACGTAGTTAAATACTTAACGCTCGTAAAATTGCGCTTGCTCGCGTTGATCTTGATTTTCGGGAAGTTGTTTCAATAATTCAATTGATTTAAGCATGCAATGAAGTATTTgttttttacattaatatcGAGTTATCCTTATTGCTATATCCTTAGTCTTTTAGTCGATTTTgtatcttatttttttaaataccttttcagaaataaaatatagaatattacttgtataattgttattaaattaaaaatatgtcagaaaaattgtaaaatacatttaaaaaattccacaaAAAAGAGGTGAAAAaagatcattaaaaaaattttactactaaagtttaatatattgttattaaatgATTCAAATCCTTTTGTACATCTTAATTCCTCTAAAGATAATATTCTATCACCCTGAATTAAaggtttaaatttttacaaatttaaggGTGCAAAAGAGCCAACAAAATGTCAAGAGAACGTGTATCTAGAAGATTTTACCGTATGGACAGCAGTAATGACTTATTAGAATTTATGGATCGTGGATATTCAGCACAGCATGAAAATCGATGGAATTTTGAAGTTGCATGGGAGGCTGCCAATAAGGGTATGCATAATATACCAAAGCAAAacgttaatttattaatttatatttattacacttTACTATTGTATTTTTAGTTGGTGGTATATACACTGTAATACGTTCCAAAGCTTTTGTATCAACAGAAGAAATGGGAGATCAATATTGTCTTATTGGCCCATACAAAGAAACCTCAGCACGTACTGAAGTAGAAGAAGCTGATTTTCCACATAATAATCCATTGCATTTAGCTGTACAAGCTTTGCGCGATCAAGGGTTTAAAGTAAGTTTAAATAACATTCTCTATAAAGAACTCTGAGTactgtatttaattaaaactttaattGCGCAAAGATAAAGTGATAGAAGAGAGTATGTAATGAAGCATGAACAGATTAATCAGACAAAAGTTTGTTGTTTTGACACAGATATACATTTACAGTTactgtaatatttcattatatactAAAAATAGCGATTTGGCTAAAGTCCAGGTACAAAGCCAAAATTAATTCAAGGTCAGTTGCCCCTGCAAGTAAATGATCTAGTTATTCTctgtttttccttattttcaataaaatctatgaaaattaaaagcaaGTGAGATCTATTTTGCCATAAAGTAAAGAGTTCTTATTGAGGTGATAACAGGAACCTGGCTAGTGGATGGAAACCCACAGATCATTCTGCTTGATATTGGAAGTGCAGCATGGAAACTGGATGAATATAAGCAGGAATTGTGGAATACTTGTAATCTTGGTATTCCTCATTTGGATATAGAAGCGAATGATGCAGTTATTCTTGGTTATCTTGTCTGTCAATTTATTACTGAATTCAGGTGAATTTTACATaacacaaaaattaattttgtctgGTTCATTACCCCCTTGCAatggtaaaaataaatttttaaatcttagaCAAGCTGCCGAAGGATATTGCGACGTTCCTCCTCGAATCGTGGTTCATTGTCACGAATGGCAAGCCGGTGTTGGTATAATCGCGTTAAGAACCAGACACGTGGACGTTGCTACAGTTTTTACTACTCATGCCACTCTTCTAGGAAGATACTTATGCGCGGGAAAGATTGATTTCTACAATAATCTAGATAAGGTATCGTAGCTATCTACTTGAATTTAATCTCTTTTCTCAATGTTATTTGAacgtattaatttctttaatttatctgTAGTTCAACGTGGATGAAGAAGCAGGAAAGCGTCAAATTTATCATAGATACTGTATGGAACGTGCAGCTACGCATTTAGCGCACATATTCACAACTGTTTCGGATATAACAGGTTTCGAAGCGGAGCATTTACTGAGACGAAAACCCGATATAATCACACCAAATGGGCTCAACGTAAAGAAATTTGCAGCACTTcatgaatttcaaaatttacacGCTGTcagtaaagaaaaaatacacgAATTTGTGAGGGGTCATTTTTACGGGTATGAAAATTGTAATACAAGATTCACCTAACATTCGTTTTCTGTGTCATAAACTATCTGCATTTAATCCCTATTTCAGGCACTATGATTTCGACCTGGATAAAACCTTATACTTTTTTATTGCTGGACGTTACGAGTTTGGAAACAAGGGCGCCGATATATTTATCGAGGCTTTAGCTAGATTGAATCATTACTTAAAAACATCTAGACCTGATATGACCGTCGTGGCTTTCCTTATTTTTCCAGCGCGaactaataattttaacgtaGAGTCGTTGCGTGGTCATGCTGTAAGTGAAATAATCTCAAACTATTACGAAGTACTATATCGATTATTATGAGAATTTGCTTTTTCCTTGAAGGTTACCAAATCCTTAAGAGATACAATTAACGACATACAACAGAAAATAGGAAAGCGAATGTATGAATTGTGTCTTTCTGGACGTATGCCTGACACGCAAGATCTTTTACAGAAAGAAGATACCATCAAAATTAAACGGTAATATTTGATTGAAATTACAATGATTTCAATTAgagttaaaaaaaagaacacgttgaaattatttctatcgTTTCAGATGTTTATATGCCCTACAAAGAAATGGATTGCCTCCGGTCACCACGCACAATGTCGTAGACGACTGGAACGATCCGGTATTAAACGCCATCAGAAGATGCAATCTCTTCAATACAGTTAACGATCGAGTGAAGGTAATCGATTATGCGTAGTAATTATGCGGCAATGTGATTAAAACGTTATTATCCCCACTATAATTATACGTAACTGGTATGAATTTCATATCGTAGATAGTATTCCATCCGGAATTCCTATCGTCGACGAATCCATTATTTGGGCTTGATTACGAAGAATTTGTCAGAGGATGTCACTTAGGTGTCTTTCCGTCGTATTATGAACCTTGGGGGTACACACCTGCAGAATGTACAGTTATGGGTATCCCCAGTATAACCACAAATCTATCTGGTTTCGGATGTTTCATGCAAGAACACATAGCTGATCCAATGAGTTATGGTATTTATATTGTGGACAGACGATTCATTGGCCTGGAGAACACTGTTCAACAACTTGCTCATTATATGTTTGATTTTGCACGACTGAGTCGTCGACAACGTATTATTCAAAGAAATCGTACCGAACGTCTTAGTGATCTTCTTGACTGGAGAAATCTTGGCATCGTAAGTGTATTTATtacttatattttcatttattattttcacgtTTGCAGCTTTCTAAGTAAATCAACTAAATACACGACTGTTTCAATAGTATTACCGCCAGGCCAGAATCAAAGCTTTGACAATCGTTTATCCAGAACTCGCTTCTGAATATGCTGAAAGTGGAGTAGGACGTTTCAGTTATCCCAGACCTATTAGCGAACCACCGTCGCCTTCTTCCTCGAGACACACTACTCCTGCTGCGTCGGTTCACGGATCCGACGAAGAAGACGAAGTAGACGAAGAGAAGGAGGTTTGTAACGTTCTATCAATCTACTacttcgaatttttaaaattaagacCTCTGATTGAAACTATTATCTTTTATTGCAGCTAGAGGAATTACGCCAAACAACTGGCACATAAATGGTAAAAAGATATGCAAAAATTAGTGGCGAATAATTGTGTATAATAGATGAATACGTGGAGACTTTAAGATAGTAGTActaataatttgtttaatatagtattccacgaagagaattattaaattaaataagacGGTTCGTCatactttttacttttacaGTTACTCATCATATAATACTCTTACTCCTTTCACACCGTATAAGAAATATGGATCATGACAACATAACAGTATATTACAACAGTATTTACATTACACGACATGCAAAATCATCAGAAACAAGTCTTCCACGAATCATATTCGCACGTAATGTTCCACTGATCTATCAATGAGATTgttatcttttaaaaattatatttaatgttaCGTATATCCGTATATTTAGCGAGTGTGTTCCTATTGTATAGAGAcggttatatatttttatgagaaTTAGAACAAGAATAAAagttttttaacatttttagtCATCGAGTCGCCGGGATGAGCAATATTTTCCATCATCCTGTGATGTTCGTTCTTGTTAATACAATGTTTTCTGAAAATAAAGCTTTGAACGTATATTTTAATcggttttctattttttcacaAGAGTGCTAAAATTTCTTCAGTTtgtaagaattattatattattaattatcaacataatatacaaaacaaaGTGCTAAAAAGTTACACTCATTCACGacgaaattattacatttggCATTCGCGATTACCAAATTGTCTTGTTTCCTGCAAAatctttgaaataaatatatacacattaCAGAAACGAGTAGTAACATATTACATAACAATACGTcttaatataacaaatacaaCAATATACAAAGCCGTTAATCATCTTTGCGATcaattaaaagtatttaaatgtCTTTGATGATTATTACACTGAGAGAGTGAAATTTTGGAATGGTTCATTACCACATAAAGCTGGGTAAATATACGAGGAGATGTATGAGACGAGATTCGACACATTTTCCACCTTTCACGTCCGTTTCCATGATTTTATACGCTAACGTTCATGTGTTACAAAAATGCTGacattgaatataaaatattcctagtttctataatacataatgataTATTAGACGGAATCAACACCTTCACCGTCGAAACCAATGATTTACATCGATTTTCTAAAACGATAAGGTCTACCGCGATAGGCAATTGTGATACACGATAGTAGAGATATATTTCACATTCTAACCGTTATAAGCGACAAAAGGTACTTTTGATTCTCGGAAACGACTTCTGTCTGCAAATGATACGCGGGTTAATTCCGACGTTATTTGTGTTGGCGTGTGTGACACGTTCGCTGGAAAATATGCGCAACCGACGAACGAATAGCGAAGGTATTGATCCGTATCATTCAAGAATAATAGTCACCACCGTAAAAAGTCGCTTTTTTCACTAGCAAAAATTACACGattaaagaatgaaaaataatattttcccgATCGAGTCATcgatgaaaagaaaaggaagcgatattatataaagtaaaGCAATACTGAATTGCAATTTGTTGTAAGGATCGTCTTTCTTAACCCAGTatctaataaattatgtaatcGAATGAAAACAACTTTAGGCCTATGTCCCCGTGAATGATACTAAAGATATGTTACACGTTTATCAACAAAGAGGTTAATGATACACGCTTGAAGAAGCAATAAAACGTTCTCGTAGAGAGTACAAGCGAGCGATACTGGTTAACCTAAATGGCACGTTTTATACATTACATACAATATGGAAACTTTACACAGAGGACAAatgtaattacaatttattaaacgGAGAAACGAATCGCgcgtattttgtaataaacgtTAAAATCGTTAATAATACGTGTTCGTAATACTTTGATTCCTCGATGCAATTCCTTCCTTTGAAACTTGTAAAGCCCGTTTAGCCCTCGAATTCCAGTATAACCTTACAACGAAAGTTTACGGTACTTTGTGGAACTTTTGCTTTGTTCGTCTCTCGACGTTATTCgtgtgtaaaaatatttataatttctatgacAAAATATGCAGTTACTAACGTAGCACAGTTTCCGTGTATCCATCGTAGGCTCGGTTCAAATCAATTcgtcgacgaaaaatgaaacttttcgCTGTTGCTGTTTTCGCTTATCTCCACTTGCTTATTCATTGTTCGGCAATtgcttgtttatttttttttttttttttttttttttttgcgaagTAAAATTAGTAGGCGACACTCCCGTCCTATTCGG of Bombus fervidus isolate BK054 chromosome 16, iyBomFerv1, whole genome shotgun sequence contains these proteins:
- the Glys gene encoding glycogen [starch] synthase → MSRERVSRRFYRMDSSNDLLEFMDRGYSAQHENRWNFEVAWEAANKVGGIYTVIRSKAFVSTEEMGDQYCLIGPYKETSARTEVEEADFPHNNPLHLAVQALRDQGFKVITGTWLVDGNPQIILLDIGSAAWKLDEYKQELWNTCNLGIPHLDIEANDAVILGYLVCQFITEFRQAAEGYCDVPPRIVVHCHEWQAGVGIIALRTRHVDVATVFTTHATLLGRYLCAGKIDFYNNLDKFNVDEEAGKRQIYHRYCMERAATHLAHIFTTVSDITGFEAEHLLRRKPDIITPNGLNVKKFAALHEFQNLHAVSKEKIHEFVRGHFYGHYDFDLDKTLYFFIAGRYEFGNKGADIFIEALARLNHYLKTSRPDMTVVAFLIFPARTNNFNVESLRGHAVTKSLRDTINDIQQKIGKRMYELCLSGRMPDTQDLLQKEDTIKIKRCLYALQRNGLPPVTTHNVVDDWNDPVLNAIRRCNLFNTVNDRVKIVFHPEFLSSTNPLFGLDYEEFVRGCHLGVFPSYYEPWGYTPAECTVMGIPSITTNLSGFGCFMQEHIADPMSYGIYIVDRRFIGLENTVQQLAHYMFDFARLSRRQRIIQRNRTERLSDLLDWRNLGIYYRQARIKALTIVYPELASEYAESGVGRFSYPRPISEPPSPSSSRHTTPAASVHGSDEEDEVDEEKELEELRQTTGT